A genome region from Prionailurus viverrinus isolate Anna chromosome A3, UM_Priviv_1.0, whole genome shotgun sequence includes the following:
- the LOC125162903 gene encoding receptor-type tyrosine-protein phosphatase alpha-like — protein MPHLSHLSLQEKCAQYWPSDGVVSYGDITVELKKEEECESYTVRDLLVTNTRENKSRQIRQFHFHGWPEVGIPSDGKGMISIIAAVQKQQQQSGNHPITVHCRYHSPQPSEGQRK, from the exons ATGCCTCACCTCTCCCATTTGTCTCTCCAGGAGAAATGTGCCCAGTACTGGCCCTCGGATGGAGTAGTGTCCTATGGAGACATCACAGTAGAgctgaagaaggaggaggaatgtGAGAGCTACACCGTCCGAGACCTCCTAGTCACCAACACCAGG GAGAACAAGAGCCGGCAGATCCGGCAGTTCCACTTCCATGGCTGGCCCGAAGTGGGCATCCCCAGCGACGGAAAGGGCATGATCAGCATCATCGCAGCCgtgcagaagcagcagcagcagtcaGGGAACCACCCCATCACTGTGCACTGCAGGTACCACTCTCCCCAGCCctctgaggggcagagaaagtga